In the genome of Nocardioides sp. NBC_00368, the window GCACGTCCAACACCAAATATGGATGGCATTGATACCCGTCCTGCGCTTAATGGTGGACCGGGCATGACGAAGCCGCCGACCGGCCGGAGGGCGGGTCGGCGGCACTCGGGGGACGTCAGGGAAGGACCAGCGTGATGCTCTCCGCGACACAGACCGGTCGCTCGGCCCCCTCGGCCTCGACGGTCCAGGAGACGACCACCTGGGTCCCGGCCGAGACCGGGCGGACCTCCTTGATCCGCGGCGTGGCCCGGATCTTCGAGCCGACCTCGACCGGAGCGGGGAACCGCACCTTCTCGAGGCCGTAGTTGAGCCGGGCGGAGCCGGCCTCGATCGTGTAGAGCTCGCCTGCGAAGCCGGGCAGCATCGACAGGGTGAGGTAGCCGTGCGCGATGGTGCTGCCGAACGACGACGCCGTGGCGCGCTCGACGTCGACGTGGATCCACTGGCGGTCGCCGGTGAGCTCCGCGAAGCGGTCCACCCGCTCCTGCGCGATCTGCACCCAGTCGGTGGTGCCGAGATCCTCGCCGACGGCGGCCTCGATCGCCTCGACGGATTCGAACGTACGCATCAGACCACCCGCTCGAAGACCGCGGCCATGCCCTGGCCACCGCCGATGCACATTGTCTCGAGGCCGTAGCGGGCCTCGCGGCGGTGCAGCTCGCGGGCGAGCGTGCCGAGCATGCGTACGCCGGTGGCGCCGACGGGGTGACCCAGCGAGATACCGGACCCGTGGACGTTGGTGCGCTGGAGGTCCTCGTCGGTGAACTTCCACTCGCGCATCACCGCGAGCGCCTGGGCGGCGAAGGCCTCGTTGAGCTCGATGACGTCCATGTCGGCCAAGGTCAGGCCGGCCTTCGCCAGGGCTGCCTCGGTGGCGGGGACCGGGCCGATGCCCATCACATCAGGACGTACGCCGGCGGCGGCCCAGGACACCAGCCGGACCAGCGGCCGCAGGCCGAGCTGCTCGGCGACCTCGGCGGTGGTGACCAGGCACATCGCGGCGGCGTCGTTCTGGCCGCTGGCGTTGCCGGCGGTGACGGTCGCCTCGGGGTCGGAGGAGCCGAGGATCGGCCGCAGCTTCGCGAGCGACTCCAGCGTGGTGTCGGCACGAGGGTGCTCGTCGGTGTCGACGACCACGTCGCCCTTCCGGGACGGCACCGTGACCGGCACGATCTCCTCGGCGAAGACGCCGCTCTGCTGGGCGGCGACCGCGCGCTGGTGGGAGCCGACGGCGAGCCGGTCCTGCTCCTCGCGGGGAATGGCGTACTCACGGCGCAGGTTCTCCGCGGTCTCCAGCATGCCGCCGGGGACCGGGTGGAACCGGCCGCCCGGCGTCTGCCGGCCGCGGGTGAGGCCGTCGTGGATCTGCACGCCGGTGCGGGCGCCACCCCAGCGCATGTCGAGCGAGTAGAAGGCGACGTTGCTCATCGATTCCGCACCACCGGCCACCACGATCTCGCTGGCGCCGGAGGCCACCTGCATGACCGCGTTGGCGACGGCCTGGAGGCCGGAGCCGCAGCGGCGGTCGACCTGCTGGCCGCCGACGGTGACCGGGAGCCCGGCATCGAGGCCGACGACGCGACCGATCGCGGGCGCCTCGGCGTTGGGGTAGCAGTGGCCGAGGATGACGTCGTCGATCCGCTCCGGGTCGATGCCGGTGCGGGTGAGCAGGCCCTGCAGCGCGGTGACGCCGAGGTCGACCGGGGTCAGGTCCTTGAAGACGCCGCCGTAGCGACCGATCGGGGTGCGGACGGGTTCGCAGATGACCACGTCGCGGGAGGGGTGATTCATGAAGGGTGCCTTTCAGGGGTGGTGGTCAGCTCGGCCGTGAGGCCGGCCAGCGCGGTGCCGTCGGGACGCCGCAGCGCGACCTCGGCGATGTCGGGTGTCGGCGCGTCGATCCCGACGTGGGCGGGGTCCCCACAGAACAGGGGAGCGGTGTTGCGATGCCTCAGCCGGCGTACGGCCCGGTCGGGATGGGCCAGTCGGAGCGCCTCGGCGAGCACGAGGGCCGAGAGCGGGCCGTGCACGACGAGACCCGGATAACCCTCGACCCGGGTGGCGTAGGGCCAGTCGTAGTGGATCCGGTGCGGGTTGGCGGTCGCCGCGCTGAACCGCATCAGCAGCGTCGGGTCGGTGACGAAGCGCCATCCGCCGACCTCGGCGACCAGCGGCGGACCGGCCGGTGGGACCGCCGAGGCGGGCTCCGGGTCGGGGAACGACGTCGGCGTCGGTGCGGCGTCGCGATAGATCAGGTCCTGGCGCTCCTCCACGAGCAGGTCGTCCCGGTCCGCGTCGAGGAGCCGGGTGCGTACCTCGACGATGGCCAACCGGCCGCTCCGGCCCGACTTCTCCTCGACCAAGACGACGTCGGACTGGCGGACGACCCGGGCGCCCGCCCGGAGGTCGCCGTGGAAGATCACCTCGCCGCCGGCGAACATCCGCCGCGGCAGGTCGATCGGAGGCAGGAAGTCGCCGCGCCGCGGGTGGCCGTCGATGCCGATGACCGACGACACCGGCCACCGCGGGAGCGCGACCCAGTGCCACAAGGGCGGGAGTACGTCCCCGGCGGCGGGCACCGGGGCGCCGCTGTCGACGAGCGCGCCGAGGGCGGCGACCGGACCCGTCTCGAGAGTCTCGATCGACGTCATCCGCCGCGGTCGCCAGGTCACATGTACCTTCCGCCGGTCACCTCGGCGACCGTGCCGGTCATGTAGGAGGAGAGCGGGGAGGCGTAGAAGAGGGCGACGTTCGCGATCTCGTCCGGCTCGCCGGCGCGGCCCATCGGGATCTCGGCCATCTTCTCGTCCCAGATCCGCTGCGGCATCGCCTCGGTCATCGCGGAGCGGATCAGCCCAGGCTGGATCGCGTTGACCCGCACCCCGTGGTGGGCCATCTCCTTGGCCGCGGCCTTGGTCAGGCCGACGATGCCGGCCTTCGCCGCCGAGTAGTTGGTCTGCCCGACCATGCCGACCTTGCCGGAGATCGAGGAGATGTTCACGATCGCGCCGGACTTCTGCTCCCGCATCCGGGCGGCGGCGAGCCGGGTGCCGTGCCAGCAGCCCTTGAGATGCACCGCGATGACCTGGTCGAACTGGTCCTCGGTCATCTTCCGCATCGTCGCGTCGCGGGTGATGCCGGCGTTGTTGACGACGACGTCGAGCGAGCCGTACGTCGCGACCGCGGTCTCCAGCGCACGCTCGACGTCCTCACCGCTGACCACGTCGCAGGCCACACCGGTGGCGACGTCGGGGCCCAGCTCCTTGGCCGTGGCCTCGGCGGCGGCGCCGTCGAGATCGGCGATGACCACGCGGGCACCCTCCGCCACGAACCTCTCCGCCACGGCGCGCCCGATGCCCTGTGCCCCGCCGGTGATCACCGCGGTCTTGTTGTCGAGAAGTGCCATGTCAGTTCTTTCCCTTCTGGTCGCGCGCCACCAGCTGGGCGGCGATCACGTTGCGTTGGATCTCGTTGGTGCCCTCGCCGACGATCATCAGCGGGGCGTCGCGGAAGTAGCGCTCCACGTCGTACTCCTTGGAGTAGCCGTAGCCGCCGTGCACCCGCACCGCGTCGAGGGCGACCTGCATGGCCGCCTCCGAGGCGAAGAGCTTGGCCATCCCGGCTTCCATGTCGGCGCGGTCGCCGGCGTCGAGCCGGTCGGCGGCGTCGAGGGTCATCAGCCGAGCGGCGCGCATCTTGGTGCCCATCTCGGCGAGCAGGTTGCCGACCGACTGGTGCTTCCAGATGGGCTTCCCGAAGCTCTCCCGGGTCTGGGCGTAGGCCAGGGCGTCGTCGAGCGCCGCCTGACCGACGCCGACGGCGCGGGCGGCGACCTGGATCCGGCCGACCTCGAGGCCGCGCATCATCTGGCCCCAGCCGAGGTGGGGCGTACCACCGAGGACGGCGGTCGCGGGCACCCGCATCCTGTCGAAGGTGAGCTCGCAGGCCTCGACGCCGCGGTAGCCGAGCTTGGGGATCTTGCCCGAGACGGTGAGCCCGTCGCCCGGCTCGACCAGCACCACGCTCATGCCCTGGTGGGCCGGGGAGGCGGAGCGGTCGGTGATGCAGAGCAGCCCGATCAGGCCGGCGTGCTGGGCGTTGGAGATCCAGGTCTTCGAGCCGGTGATGATCAGGTCGTCGCCGTCGGTGTCGGCGAACGTACGCATCCCCTGCAGGTCGCTGCCGCCGGACGGTTCGGTCAGCGCCATCGTGGCGCGCAGGCTCCCGTCGGCCATCCTCGGCAGGTAGGTCTCCTGCTGCTGCGGGGTGCCGAAGTGGCGTACCAGATAGCTGATCACCGAGTGGCCGCCGATGGCGCCGGCCAGGCTCATCCAGCCGCGGGCGAGCTCCTCGGTGACCCGCGCGAAGCAGGCGGTGCTCACGTCGACGCCGCCGTGCTCGGCCGGAACCAGGAGGCCGAAGAAGCCGAGCTTCTTCATCTCCTCGATGAGTTCCTCGGGGTAAACGTCGTCCGCCTCGAACTCGCGCACGCGGGGACGCACGCGCTCGTCGACGAAGTCGGCGACCAGGCGGACCATGTCCTGCTCGTCGGGGGTCAGGCTGCTCATCTGGCTGCTCCTGGGGTGGGTCGGGTGAGGGAGACGATGCGGCGGGCACGGGCGACGACGGGCGCGTCGACCAGGCGGCCGTCGACGAGCGCGACGCCGTCCTCGGTCGCGGCGGCCAGGACCCGTTCGGCCCAGGCGACCTCGTCGGCGGTGGGTGCCAGCGCCGCGGCTGCCGGTACTACCTGGCCGGGGTGGATGCAGAGCTTGCCGGCGAACCCGAGGGCCGCGGCCGCGGCGACGTCGGCGGTCAGCCGTTCGTGGTCGCGTACGTCCCCGGTGACCCCGTCGACGGGACCGGCCAGCCCGCCGACGGCGGAGGCGAGCACCAGGCTCCCGCGTGCGGGCGCGAGGGCCGGCGCGTGGTCGGGATCGACCCCGAGCTCGGCGGCGAGGTCGAAGCTGCCGAAGGCGAGGCGTACGACGCCGGGGGAGCGGGCCAGGTCGCCCGCCCGGGCCACGCCGAGCGCGGACTCGACCAGCGCCACGACGGCGGAGCCGGCGGGAAGGGCGGACATCACGGCCTCGACCGTCACGGGGTTGTCGGCCTTCGGCAGCACCACGGTCGTCGGACTGCCGAGGGCCGCGAGCGCGGCGATGTCGGCGTCGTGCCAGATGGAGCCGGCGGCGTTGACCCGCACCGCGACGGCGGCCTCGGCCCGGAGGAGCCAGTCGATGACCTGGGCGCGGGCCGCGTCCTTGGCCGCGGGGGCGACGGCGTCCTCGAGGTCGAGGACGACCAGGTCGGCGCCGGCCGCGGCCGCCTTGGCGTACCGCTCCGGTCGGTCGCCGGGGACGAACAGCCAGGTGCGGGCGGTCTCGGCGGCGCTCATCGGGCGACCGCCGAGATGCCGATGACGCCGCGGCCGAGCAGGTCGTCCAGCTGCTCGGTGGCCAGCCCGAGGGCGCCGGCGAGCACCTCGCCGGTGTCCTGCCCGACGGCGGGTGCGGGCCGGGGCGCGCTCCGGTGGCCGTCGACGGTGATCGGCGCGCCGGGGGCGAGCAGGTCGCCGACACCGGGCTGGGTGACCGTCGAGAACAGTGGGTGCTCGCGCAGCAGCCGGGCGTCGTCGGCGGCCAGGTCGCGGAAGCTGCGATAGGGCGACCACAGGATCCGGGTCTGCGCCAGCGCCCCCGTGACGTACGCCGTGTCGTGCTGCTCGAACCAGGCCGCGATCAGGCCGCCGAGCACCGTCCGGTGCCGGAACCGCGAGCCCTCCTCGGAGAAGTCGGCGTCGAGCGCGCGGGCGAGCGCGGCCACCGCCTCGGCGAGGCCGGTGACGCCCAGCAGGTCCGACCACTGCCGCGGGGTGAGCGCCACCAGCATGAACCGGTCGCCGTCCGCGGTGGTGAAGTCGCGGCCGAAGGTGCCGTAGACGTGGTTGCCGGTCGAGCCGCGTTCGCTCGCCGGCCGCAGCTGCGCCTCGGCGAGGTAGCCGAGGTTGCCCGCGACCGCGAGGGCGACGTCCTCCAGGGCGACCCGCACCTCGGCACCCTCGCCGGTGACGGCACGGCGGCGCTCGGCGGCGAGCACGCCGGTCGCGAGCTGGAGCCCGGCGGCGAGGTCCCACGCCGGCACCACGCCGTTGACCGGTGCGGCGTGCTCCTCCGGCCCGGTCACGAGCGGGAAGCCGGTGCCGGCCTGCACGGTGTAGTCGACGGCGGTCCCGCCGTCGTGGCGCCCGGTCAGGAGCACGTGGATGACGTCGTCGCGTCGGGCGCGCAGCGCGGCGTACCCGAGCTCCGTCCAGCGCTCGGTGTTGGTGACCACGATGCCGCCGGACGGGCCGCCGGAGACGACCAGGTCCGCGACCAGACGGCGACCTTCCGGGCGGGTGCAGTCGACGGCGATGGCCTTCTTCCCGGGGTTGAGCCCGTTCCAGTAGAGGCTGGCGCCGCTGTCGCTGAGCGGCCAGCGGGTGCGGTCGGGTGCCCCCTCGAGCGGCTCGACCCGGATCACCTCCGCGCCGAGCTGCGCCAGCGTGGTGCCGCACAGCGGGGTGGCGACGAAGCTTGACACCTCGACCACCCGCAGGCCGGCGAGCGGGCCGGCGAGCTCTTCGACGGGCACGTCGGAAGCGAGGTCAGCGATGGTCATGGAACACCCTTTCTGTCGAGGGCTCGGACGTGGTCGGGCCAGGGCCGGCCAGCACCCAGGTGACGGCGACCGCGGCGACCGGGACGCCGTAGACGAGCGCGAGGTTCCCGGTCGGGTAGGCGATCGCGACCCAGGAGTAGCCGACGGCGAGGCCGGTGAAGCGGAGCATGTTGTGGAGCCCGAGCGCGACGCCGTCGGCGGCCGCGGGGGAGGTCATCAGGCCCAGCGCGGAGGTCGCCTGCACGACGCCGATCGCGGAGCCGGTCACCACGAGTGCGATCACGGTGAGCGCGACGACCGCGCCGGACCCGGAGGCGGTCGCGGCCAGCGGCAGCGCGAGCAGGCCGAGCGCGAGCAGTGCCAGCCCGCCCCGCAGCGTGCGCCGGGCGGTGAACCGCTCGGTGACCCGCGAGGAGAGCGGTGCCGCGAGGGTCATCGCCAGGGCGAGCGCGAGCATCATGATGCCGATGTGTCCCGGCCCCAGCCCGAGGTCGCGGCCCAGGTGCAGGGGAGTGGCGACGATCGCCACGCCCAGGCACCCCATCACCGTGCCGGCGGCCATCGTGCTCGCGATGAACCTGCGCTCGTTGAGCAGGCCGGGCGGCACGAACGGTCCGGCACCGGTGCGGCCGAGCTGGGAGTGCGCGACCAGGGCGAGCACACCGACGGCCGCCATCCCCGCTGCCACCGGGATGCCGCCGTGCTGGCCGAGCCAGCTGATCGCGCCGACGAGGGCCCCGATCCCGATCAGGAGGGTTGCCATGCCGCTGACATGGAGCGGGGCGTACGACGGCGGGACGTCCGGCACTACGGTCAGGCACAGCACCAGCAGCACGGCGCTGAGCGAGGCGTGGGTGATGAAGACCCACCGCCAGCCGAGGGTGTCGGCGACCAGGCCGCCGAGGGGCGGACCGAGCGCCTGGCCGACCCCGATCGCGGCCGCCCACGCGGCCATCACCCGGGCCCGGTTGCCGGCCCAGTGGCGACCGAGCACCTGCTGGATCGCGGGCGGCACCGCCGAGCACGCGACCCCCTGCAGGGCACGCATCACGACCAGGAACGCGAGGTCCTGACTGAAGGCCGCCCCCGCCTGCGCCGCCACCATCAGCACCAGCGACCCGGCGAGCACCCGCCGGGGGCCGAACCGCTGGCACATCCAGCCCGAGACCGGGGCGCACACGACCATCGCCAGGGTGAAGGCGCTGACAGCGAACACGATCCCGCGCGGCGAGGCCCCGATCGCGTGCGCGATCACGTTGATCGGCGCGCTGATGATCGTGCTCGACAGGGTGCCGAGCGTCGAGCACGCCAGCAGGGCGACGTACGCCGCCCGGCGCGGCTCGTACGTGAGGGTGGACGGGCTCATCGCAGGTAGAGCCGCACCGTGTCGATCTCGTCGCGGAGCAGCCGGACCTCCTCCACGGTGGGCCGAGCGGTCTCGCGTACGTCGTCGGCGACCCGGATCTCCCACCCGGTCGCGGCGCGGACGTCGTCGACGGTGAGGCCGGGGTGGACCTCGCTGATCTCGAGCTCGCCGAGCTTGTCCGGGCGGCGGAGCACTGCCATCGGGGTGATCACGGTGGCGACCCCGTGGCCGGGCGGCACCATCCGCGGGTCCTCCTCGTGGGCACGTACCGGGCTGGGGGAGGTGCAGAAGTCGAGCTCGGCCGGCAGGGCGCCGGGGTCGTGGCGGCGCAGCACCACGACGCACTCGCCGGCGTTCGGCATGATCTCCGCCGCGCCGCCGGCGCCCGGCAGCCGCACCGTCGGCCTGTCCCAGTCGCCGATGAAGCTGGTGTTGAGGCTGCCCCAGCGGTCGACCTGGGCGGCGCCGAGGAAGCCGACGTCGACGTGGCCGCGCTGGAGCACGTAGCCGAACAGGGCGGGCATGCTGAGCACCGCGGCGGCGCCGGAGACCAGCACCGAGTCGGCGATGCCCTCCGCCAGGCCCTCGGGCTGCGCGCCACAGATGCCGGACTCGTAGACCAGCTCGACGTCGGGGTTCACGGTGCGCCGCGCCAGGTCGACCGCGAGCGTCGGCAGCCCGACACCGGCGAAGACGCGACGCTTGCCCACCAGCTGCCGGGCGGCGACCGCCGCGAGGAACTCGGTGCTGGACGGGGC includes:
- a CDS encoding MaoC family dehydratase produces the protein MRTFESVEAIEAAVGEDLGTTDWVQIAQERVDRFAELTGDRQWIHVDVERATASSFGSTIAHGYLTLSMLPGFAGELYTIEAGSARLNYGLEKVRFPAPVEVGSKIRATPRIKEVRPVSAGTQVVVSWTVEAEGAERPVCVAESITLVLP
- a CDS encoding MFS transporter produces the protein MSPSTLTYEPRRAAYVALLACSTLGTLSSTIISAPINVIAHAIGASPRGIVFAVSAFTLAMVVCAPVSGWMCQRFGPRRVLAGSLVLMVAAQAGAAFSQDLAFLVVMRALQGVACSAVPPAIQQVLGRHWAGNRARVMAAWAAAIGVGQALGPPLGGLVADTLGWRWVFITHASLSAVLLVLCLTVVPDVPPSYAPLHVSGMATLLIGIGALVGAISWLGQHGGIPVAAGMAAVGVLALVAHSQLGRTGAGPFVPPGLLNERRFIASTMAAGTVMGCLGVAIVATPLHLGRDLGLGPGHIGIMMLALALAMTLAAPLSSRVTERFTARRTLRGGLALLALGLLALPLAATASGSGAVVALTVIALVVTGSAIGVVQATSALGLMTSPAAADGVALGLHNMLRFTGLAVGYSWVAIAYPTGNLALVYGVPVAAVAVTWVLAGPGPTTSEPSTERVFHDHR
- a CDS encoding FAS1-like dehydratase domain-containing protein → MTSIETLETGPVAALGALVDSGAPVPAAGDVLPPLWHWVALPRWPVSSVIGIDGHPRRGDFLPPIDLPRRMFAGGEVIFHGDLRAGARVVRQSDVVLVEEKSGRSGRLAIVEVRTRLLDADRDDLLVEERQDLIYRDAAPTPTSFPDPEPASAVPPAGPPLVAEVGGWRFVTDPTLLMRFSAATANPHRIHYDWPYATRVEGYPGLVVHGPLSALVLAEALRLAHPDRAVRRLRHRNTAPLFCGDPAHVGIDAPTPDIAEVALRRPDGTALAGLTAELTTTPERHPS
- a CDS encoding CoA transferase yields the protein MTIADLASDVPVEELAGPLAGLRVVEVSSFVATPLCGTTLAQLGAEVIRVEPLEGAPDRTRWPLSDSGASLYWNGLNPGKKAIAVDCTRPEGRRLVADLVVSGGPSGGIVVTNTERWTELGYAALRARRDDVIHVLLTGRHDGGTAVDYTVQAGTGFPLVTGPEEHAAPVNGVVPAWDLAAGLQLATGVLAAERRRAVTGEGAEVRVALEDVALAVAGNLGYLAEAQLRPASERGSTGNHVYGTFGRDFTTADGDRFMLVALTPRQWSDLLGVTGLAEAVAALARALDADFSEEGSRFRHRTVLGGLIAAWFEQHDTAYVTGALAQTRILWSPYRSFRDLAADDARLLREHPLFSTVTQPGVGDLLAPGAPITVDGHRSAPRPAPAVGQDTGEVLAGALGLATEQLDDLLGRGVIGISAVAR
- a CDS encoding CoA-transferase subunit beta, whose protein sequence is MTVPLSDVAPSSTEFLAAVAARQLVGKRRVFAGVGLPTLAVDLARRTVNPDVELVYESGICGAQPEGLAEGIADSVLVSGAAAVLSMPALFGYVLQRGHVDVGFLGAAQVDRWGSLNTSFIGDWDRPTVRLPGAGGAAEIMPNAGECVVVLRRHDPGALPAELDFCTSPSPVRAHEEDPRMVPPGHGVATVITPMAVLRRPDKLGELEISEVHPGLTVDDVRAATGWEIRVADDVRETARPTVEEVRLLRDEIDTVRLYLR
- a CDS encoding HpcH/HpaI aldolase/citrate lyase family protein, which codes for MSAAETARTWLFVPGDRPERYAKAAAAGADLVVLDLEDAVAPAAKDAARAQVIDWLLRAEAAVAVRVNAAGSIWHDADIAALAALGSPTTVVLPKADNPVTVEAVMSALPAGSAVVALVESALGVARAGDLARSPGVVRLAFGSFDLAAELGVDPDHAPALAPARGSLVLASAVGGLAGPVDGVTGDVRDHERLTADVAAAAALGFAGKLCIHPGQVVPAAAALAPTADEVAWAERVLAAATEDGVALVDGRLVDAPVVARARRIVSLTRPTPGAAR
- the fabG gene encoding 3-oxoacyl-ACP reductase FabG yields the protein MALLDNKTAVITGGAQGIGRAVAERFVAEGARVVIADLDGAAAEATAKELGPDVATGVACDVVSGEDVERALETAVATYGSLDVVVNNAGITRDATMRKMTEDQFDQVIAVHLKGCWHGTRLAAARMREQKSGAIVNISSISGKVGMVGQTNYSAAKAGIVGLTKAAAKEMAHHGVRVNAIQPGLIRSAMTEAMPQRIWDEKMAEIPMGRAGEPDEIANVALFYASPLSSYMTGTVAEVTGGRYM
- a CDS encoding acetyl-CoA C-acetyltransferase produces the protein MNHPSRDVVICEPVRTPIGRYGGVFKDLTPVDLGVTALQGLLTRTGIDPERIDDVILGHCYPNAEAPAIGRVVGLDAGLPVTVGGQQVDRRCGSGLQAVANAVMQVASGASEIVVAGGAESMSNVAFYSLDMRWGGARTGVQIHDGLTRGRQTPGGRFHPVPGGMLETAENLRREYAIPREEQDRLAVGSHQRAVAAQQSGVFAEEIVPVTVPSRKGDVVVDTDEHPRADTTLESLAKLRPILGSSDPEATVTAGNASGQNDAAAMCLVTTAEVAEQLGLRPLVRLVSWAAAGVRPDVMGIGPVPATEAALAKAGLTLADMDVIELNEAFAAQALAVMREWKFTDEDLQRTNVHGSGISLGHPVGATGVRMLGTLARELHRREARYGLETMCIGGGQGMAAVFERVV
- a CDS encoding acyl-CoA dehydrogenase family protein, which produces MSSLTPDEQDMVRLVADFVDERVRPRVREFEADDVYPEELIEEMKKLGFFGLLVPAEHGGVDVSTACFARVTEELARGWMSLAGAIGGHSVISYLVRHFGTPQQQETYLPRMADGSLRATMALTEPSGGSDLQGMRTFADTDGDDLIITGSKTWISNAQHAGLIGLLCITDRSASPAHQGMSVVLVEPGDGLTVSGKIPKLGYRGVEACELTFDRMRVPATAVLGGTPHLGWGQMMRGLEVGRIQVAARAVGVGQAALDDALAYAQTRESFGKPIWKHQSVGNLLAEMGTKMRAARLMTLDAADRLDAGDRADMEAGMAKLFASEAAMQVALDAVRVHGGYGYSKEYDVERYFRDAPLMIVGEGTNEIQRNVIAAQLVARDQKGKN